AATACAACTACCATTAAAATCGCGATAATACATAATATCTTTGATAGTGCGAAATTTTCTAAAAAAACAAAAAGAGCAGTTGCTACGTCGCTAACAACGGCGTTTGCCAAAGTAACATCACCGCCGTTTACTAAATTTATAGCGCTATTGCCAAAAAAGGTCATCCACATAAAAGTAAATCCCGTCGGGACAAAAAGCGCACCGATGACAAATTCTTTTATGCTTCTACCTTTTGAAATTTTAGCTATAAAAAGCCCCACAAAAGGCGACCATGAAAGCCACCAAGCCCAGTAAAGCAGTGTCCAGCCGCCAAGCCAACCGTCACTCATCTTTCCATAAGCATTTAGGTTAAAGGTATTTGCGGTAAGAGCCGCGATGTATTCGCCACTATTTTGCACCAAAGCCCTTAAAAGACCGGTGGTTTCTCCTAAAAACAGAATCAAACTCATAAAAACAATAGCCGTTATGATGTTTAAATTTGATAATATTTTTATCCCTTTATCAACCCCAAGTGCCGCCGAAGCTGTTGCACAAAGACAGAGTATAACAAGCAAGGTTATATTAATATCGGGCATCTTAAGCACATAACTAAGTCCTGCATTTACCTGAATAACGCCGTATCCCAGCGAAGTAGCCACACCAAAAAGCGTAGCTATAACAGCAAAAATATCTATAACATCTCCCAACCTGCCGTAAATTTTATCACCTATAAGCGGATAAAACGCCGAACGAAGCGTAAGCGGTAAGTTGTGTCTATACGCAAAAAACGCCAAGATCAGTGCAACTATAGCATATACAGACCAAGCACTTATACCCCAATGAAAAAACGTGATATTCATAGCAAGCCTTGCTGCTTCAACGCTTTTACCCTCTCCAATAGGAGGAGTTAAAAAGTGCATAAGCGGTTCACCTACTCCAAAAAATACAAGCCCTATCCCCATGCCTGCTGCAAAAAGCATGGCAAACCATGAGATATTTGTGTATTCCGGTATGGAGTGATCCGCACCTAGCTTTATCTCTCCAAAGCGCGAAAATCCAAGCACAAATACGCTTAAGACTATAATTGCGATAGATAAAACATAAAACCAACCAAATTTATCAGCTACTAAATCCTGCGCACCTTTAAAAATTTGTCTTGAACTTTCAGGAAAAATAAGCGAGAAAATTGTTATTAAAAATATAACAATAATCGAAGGATAAAATACTTTTGGATTAAATTTACTCTTTTTTACTCTCATTTGTCACCTTTAAACTGTATTTGTATCAAAAATAACACAAAAAAGTAAATGTCTAAAAACAAACAAGAGCAAACTCTCATTAAAAAATTTACAAATAAACAAGGCTCTAGCCGTAAAACACGGCTAGATATCACTTACCAATCACTTGGATCGAGTGGCTCGTTAGGCGTAAAAGTGCATTCGCTACCTTTGCATTTTACAGCTGCATCTATATAAACACCTTTTGTAAAGCCACCTTTTTTAGCCTTAGACTGTGCTTCTAAAGCACGACCGCCGGCTGCGCAGTGAAAGATTACATAAGTGTCAGGAAGTTTTGATAAAAATGTCTTTTCGTCATTTTCTTCAATAGATATATGAAGTGAACCAGGAACAAAACCTGTCGCTCTCTCATCGCTTCTTCTTACGTCAACTATAGTTACGCCTGCCGGTAATTTTTTATAATTTGCCAAAAACCATTCGCCGTCAACAGAACCTATGTCAAGCCCTTTTTTGATCGGCCCCATAAACGGTGTGCTAAGTTTTGCAACGGCTCCGCTTGCTGCGGCTTCGCTTCCACCTTTAGTTGTTTTTAGCCCCGCTTCTTTCCATGCAGGAACTCCCGCTGAGTAGTTTGCAACTTTAGTATAACCAAGAGAGACTAGCTTTTGAGCTACTATGTGTGACTTTTTGCAGTCATAACCTTGGCAAAACGTAATAATCTGCGTATCTTTGGCACTTGGAAATCTACCGCTAAGTTTATCAAGCTCGGTATCTGTTATAGATATCGCTCCAGGGATGCTTTCTGCTAGAAATTTAGCATAAGGTCTAGCATCTATCATAAATGCCGAGTTGGCGTCAAATGCATTTTTAACAGTTGGGGTACCAACTTCGATATAGTCTTTTTTAGACCATTCAGGATAGCCTGCTTGGTATAATTTTACGTTTTTATAACCTAGCTCTTTAAGCATGATGGCCACTTTTGGACTTTTTGCACAGTCCCAACCTTGACAAAAAACGATAATCTCTTTGTCTTTTGGCGTGCCGTCTATCCTTTTTACATGATCTTTAAAGTCCGTATCATGAATTTGGATACTTGACGGGATAGTTCCTGCATTATAATGTCTATCAGGTCTTGCGTCTATAAATAACGCTTCCGAATTACCCCTCATACCGCTTCCAAGCTTGCTTCTTACATAAGAAAAGTCTACAACCTCAAGCTTGCCTTTTTCGATTAACGACTTAACCGAGTCGGACGGTTTTGTAGCTATAGCTTGTGCCGCTGTAGCAGAAGTATTTGACGTAGCACAACCGCTAAACATCAAAGCCGTTGTAAGCGCAATAGCGCTAATAAATTTCAATTGCATAGTTTCTCCTTTTGTAAAAATGGTTTAAATTCTTCCAGGTAGCATTCCGTGGAAAATTATAGGTTTCATCATATATACCTTAAGCAACCACATACTCCATCGCTCTTTAGTCGGATCAAGAGGGAAAGACGGCGCAGGCTTGCCAGACCAGTCAAACTCGGCAAACATTACGGTGCCGATACTTGTGATAAACGGACAAACTGTATATCCGTCGTATTTAGCAGGCAGCTTATCTTTTTTCTCCATTACGGCGATTAGGTTATCCACAAGCACGTGATACTGTTTTCTAGAGCTTCCGCCGGTTTTTCCAAGAGGCACGGCAGCACAGTCACCTATAGCAAAGACATTCGGATAGGCTGTATGTTGAAGCGTTTCTTTATTAGCCGGCACCCAGCTAGCAGGCGAGCCAAGAGGTGATTTACCTACAGCATCTGGTGCTTTTTGAGGTGGAACAACATGTAAAAAGTCAAATTTTTTCTCAAATGTTTCCTTTTTGGTTATCATCTCATACTCTTCTAGGTCTTTATCCCACTCGCCTTTTTCGACCCATGTTTTTTCAAAAGTTGCAACTTGATTTTGAGTATCTACCGCTACCAAACGTGTTTTAAATTCCCATTTAAAATCGCGCTTGCTAAACTGCTCTTCTATAGCTTTTGCATATTCGGGCACTCCAAAAAGCTTGTCGCTATTTGTGTAAAATAAAATTTCAACCTTATCTCTTACGCCTGCTTTTTTAATTAGATCGTTTGCGATATACATTACCTTTTTAGGTGCGCCACCGCATTTTACAGCAGTAGGTGAGTCTGTAAAGATAAGTTGGAGTTTTTCGTTACCTTTTAAATTTTTAGCCTTTTTTATTATCTCTTGTATACCATCATAAGTATCAACGGAACCTTCTGCAAAATAAAGCGAATAAACACCGTTTTTGCCGACTTTTTTACGCACTTCGTCGCAATTTCCAAGAGTGGTTATCTCACCCTCAAGACCTTTTATGGCTCCATAATTTAAAGTAACACCCATAGCAACCACAAGATAGTCGTAACCAACCTCGGTGCCGTCTTCAAGTATCACTTTGTTATTTTCAGGATCGAAATTTTTAGCTGCTTTTTGTATCCAATTAACCTCTTTTGGCATGAAGTCACTTGTTTGATAAATAATATCTTCTTTCTTATATACACCTGCGGCTATAAGAGTCTGACCGGCCTGATATGAAACAGATATAGGATTTGGCTCGATCACGGTTATATCTGGGCTTCTTAGTCTTTTGCAAAGTTTTGCCGCAGTCGCAACACCGGACAAACCGCCTCCAACGATGACTATCCTGCCAGTAGCCGAAGAGGCAGCTTGGGCTGATACAGGTGCAGCTGCATTTGACAACACTCCCGCCGCTAAAGGTGAGATAGCTATAAGTTTCATTGCCTCTCTACGAGAAAGCTTATGACCATTTTTTTCAAGCTCATCAAGAACTTCATTGATAATCTTGTCTTGGCTCATAAAATACTCCTTTATATAAAATCATATTTTTAAATTT
This is a stretch of genomic DNA from Campylobacter sp. RM6914. It encodes these proteins:
- a CDS encoding BCCT family transporter; its protein translation is MRVKKSKFNPKVFYPSIIVIFLITIFSLIFPESSRQIFKGAQDLVADKFGWFYVLSIAIIVLSVFVLGFSRFGEIKLGADHSIPEYTNISWFAMLFAAGMGIGLVFFGVGEPLMHFLTPPIGEGKSVEAARLAMNITFFHWGISAWSVYAIVALILAFFAYRHNLPLTLRSAFYPLIGDKIYGRLGDVIDIFAVIATLFGVATSLGYGVIQVNAGLSYVLKMPDINITLLVILCLCATASAALGVDKGIKILSNLNIITAIVFMSLILFLGETTGLLRALVQNSGEYIAALTANTFNLNAYGKMSDGWLGGWTLLYWAWWLSWSPFVGLFIAKISKGRSIKEFVIGALFVPTGFTFMWMTFFGNSAINLVNGGDVTLANAVVSDVATALFVFLENFALSKILCIIAILMVVVFFITSADSAAMVINMLCSNGSDNTPIWQKIFWGLAIGLVAASLMLGGGLASLQAMTIVAALPFTLALMFAIFGLFKALRIDHIKSKMQNFSNMPIGELSKSWQERLKTIIELPNKKDAYKFMQSVVFDAFSELKDEFDKNGLSSKIEQNSGGNFIKLSVSLEDEQDFSYGIKLVKRNSPGYTQALNGDDLYYRAEVFLNEGGQDYDVLGWSEATLINDVVEQYRKHMQFLHTVRNA
- a CDS encoding rhodanese-like domain-containing protein, whose protein sequence is MQLKFISAIALTTALMFSGCATSNTSATAAQAIATKPSDSVKSLIEKGKLEVVDFSYVRSKLGSGMRGNSEALFIDARPDRHYNAGTIPSSIQIHDTDFKDHVKRIDGTPKDKEIIVFCQGWDCAKSPKVAIMLKELGYKNVKLYQAGYPEWSKKDYIEVGTPTVKNAFDANSAFMIDARPYAKFLAESIPGAISITDTELDKLSGRFPSAKDTQIITFCQGYDCKKSHIVAQKLVSLGYTKVANYSAGVPAWKEAGLKTTKGGSEAAASGAVAKLSTPFMGPIKKGLDIGSVDGEWFLANYKKLPAGVTIVDVRRSDERATGFVPGSLHISIEENDEKTFLSKLPDTYVIFHCAAGGRALEAQSKAKKGGFTKGVYIDAAVKCKGSECTFTPNEPLDPSDW
- a CDS encoding NAD(P)/FAD-dependent oxidoreductase, which produces MSQDKIINEVLDELEKNGHKLSRREAMKLIAISPLAAGVLSNAAAPVSAQAASSATGRIVIVGGGLSGVATAAKLCKRLRSPDITVIEPNPISVSYQAGQTLIAAGVYKKEDIIYQTSDFMPKEVNWIQKAAKNFDPENNKVILEDGTEVGYDYLVVAMGVTLNYGAIKGLEGEITTLGNCDEVRKKVGKNGVYSLYFAEGSVDTYDGIQEIIKKAKNLKGNEKLQLIFTDSPTAVKCGGAPKKVMYIANDLIKKAGVRDKVEILFYTNSDKLFGVPEYAKAIEEQFSKRDFKWEFKTRLVAVDTQNQVATFEKTWVEKGEWDKDLEEYEMITKKETFEKKFDFLHVVPPQKAPDAVGKSPLGSPASWVPANKETLQHTAYPNVFAIGDCAAVPLGKTGGSSRKQYHVLVDNLIAVMEKKDKLPAKYDGYTVCPFITSIGTVMFAEFDWSGKPAPSFPLDPTKERWSMWLLKVYMMKPIIFHGMLPGRI